A part of Liolophura sinensis isolate JHLJ2023 chromosome 1, CUHK_Ljap_v2, whole genome shotgun sequence genomic DNA contains:
- the LOC135482000 gene encoding peptide methionine sulfoxide reductase MsrA-like isoform X1 — MTLVSSPKARLLLLVNILRFQRTAGLFGMGDMSSKTQMPTKEEALPGRSTKMVVSPKHAVNGNSVVPPFPDNLKMAMFGMGCFWGAERKFWQQSDVYSTQVGYSGGLTPNPTYEEVCTGKTGHNEVVRVVFDPSKIPYTKLLQVFWENHNPTTGMRQGNDVGTQYRSGIYYYDQEQKSQAEESRDLYQKELSKQGHGQITTEILEAPEFFYAEDYHQQYLHKNPRGYCGLGGTGVSCPIELKPKNGKDEL; from the exons ATGACGCTTGT atCGTCTCCAAAGGcaaggctgttgttgttggtaaACATATTAAGATTTCAGCGAACAGCCGGTCTATTTGGAATGGGAGACATGTCTTCCAAAACACAGATGCCAACTAAGGAAGAGGCCTTGCCTG GTCGCTCCACAAAGATGGTTGTTTCACCCAAACATGCAGTAAATGGAAATTCCGTTGTACCTCCATTTCCAGACAACCTGAAAATGGCCATGTTTG GTATGGGTTGTTTCTGGGGAGCCGAGAGGAAATTCTGGCAACAGTCAGATGTCTACTCCACACAG GTTGGGTATTCTGGCGGATTAACACCTAACCCCACATATGAGGAGGTTTGTACTGGGAAAACAGGGCACAATGAAGTCGTTAGGGTTGTCTTTGATCCCTCCAAAATTCCATACACCAAATTACTACAG GTGTTCTGGGAGAACCACAACCCAACCACGGGGATGAGACAGGGTAATGATGTAGGCACCCAGTACAGGTCAGGTATATATTATTATGACCAGGAACAGAAGTCACAGGCAGAGGAGAGCAGAGACCTCTATCAGAAGGAACTGTCAAAACAAGGCCATGGGCAGATAACTACAGAAATACTGGAGGCTCCAGAATTTTTCTATGCAGAAGACTACCACCAACAGTATCTTCACAAGAACCCAAGGGGTTACTGTGGGCTGGGTGGGACTGGCGTCTCCTGCCCTATCGAGCTGAAACCTAAGAATGGCAAAGATGAACTCTGA
- the LOC135482000 gene encoding peptide methionine sulfoxide reductase MsrA-like isoform X2, translating to MGDMSSKTQMPTKEEALPGRSTKMVVSPKHAVNGNSVVPPFPDNLKMAMFGMGCFWGAERKFWQQSDVYSTQVGYSGGLTPNPTYEEVCTGKTGHNEVVRVVFDPSKIPYTKLLQVFWENHNPTTGMRQGNDVGTQYRSGIYYYDQEQKSQAEESRDLYQKELSKQGHGQITTEILEAPEFFYAEDYHQQYLHKNPRGYCGLGGTGVSCPIELKPKNGKDEL from the exons ATGGGAGACATGTCTTCCAAAACACAGATGCCAACTAAGGAAGAGGCCTTGCCTG GTCGCTCCACAAAGATGGTTGTTTCACCCAAACATGCAGTAAATGGAAATTCCGTTGTACCTCCATTTCCAGACAACCTGAAAATGGCCATGTTTG GTATGGGTTGTTTCTGGGGAGCCGAGAGGAAATTCTGGCAACAGTCAGATGTCTACTCCACACAG GTTGGGTATTCTGGCGGATTAACACCTAACCCCACATATGAGGAGGTTTGTACTGGGAAAACAGGGCACAATGAAGTCGTTAGGGTTGTCTTTGATCCCTCCAAAATTCCATACACCAAATTACTACAG GTGTTCTGGGAGAACCACAACCCAACCACGGGGATGAGACAGGGTAATGATGTAGGCACCCAGTACAGGTCAGGTATATATTATTATGACCAGGAACAGAAGTCACAGGCAGAGGAGAGCAGAGACCTCTATCAGAAGGAACTGTCAAAACAAGGCCATGGGCAGATAACTACAGAAATACTGGAGGCTCCAGAATTTTTCTATGCAGAAGACTACCACCAACAGTATCTTCACAAGAACCCAAGGGGTTACTGTGGGCTGGGTGGGACTGGCGTCTCCTGCCCTATCGAGCTGAAACCTAAGAATGGCAAAGATGAACTCTGA